Proteins encoded together in one Gemmatimonadetes bacterium T265 window:
- the groES gene encoding co-chaperonin GroES: MAITSSAVKPLADRVVVRALEETEQMRGGLYIPDTAKEKPQQGEVVAVGPGKFDENGKRVPMDVKSGDKVLYGKYSGTEVTVEGEQLLILRESDVLAVIG, from the coding sequence ATGGCCATCACCAGCAGCGCCGTGAAGCCCCTCGCGGACCGCGTCGTCGTCCGCGCGCTCGAGGAAACCGAGCAGATGCGCGGCGGCCTCTACATCCCCGACACCGCGAAGGAAAAGCCCCAGCAGGGCGAAGTCGTCGCCGTCGGCCCCGGCAAGTTCGACGAGAACGGGAAGCGCGTCCCGATGGACGTGAAGTCCGGCGACAAGGTGCTCTACGGCAAGTACAGCGGCACCGAGGTGACCGTCGAGGGCGAGCAGCTGCTCATCCTCCGCGAGTCGGACGTCCTCGCCGTGATCGGCTGA
- the uppP gene encoding undecaprenyl-diphosphatase — MPLSHALVLGLLQGLAEFLPISSSAHLALAPWLLGWNSDPGLAFDVALHAGTLITLLWYFRADWIALAGSAISLVRRRRIETPEDRRVLLLVIATIPGAIAGKLLEQKAETTFRAPALIAVMLIVMGVLLWAADRWASQARHIDGLQSRDAWALGFAQVAALIPGVSRSGSTMTLGRALQLDRESAARFSFLMSMPIIAGAVVLKLPKLLHDTGDRAPLAVGIVTAALSSWVAITVLLRYLTRHGFGVFAVYRVLLGATVLALIATGVRSSAPAADEVPGAPVAAATR; from the coding sequence ATGCCGCTCTCGCACGCCCTCGTCCTCGGCCTCCTCCAGGGACTCGCCGAGTTCCTGCCGATCAGCAGCTCCGCGCACCTCGCGCTCGCGCCGTGGCTCCTCGGCTGGAACAGCGACCCCGGCCTGGCCTTCGACGTCGCGCTGCACGCCGGGACGCTGATCACGTTGCTCTGGTACTTCCGCGCGGACTGGATCGCGCTCGCGGGAAGCGCGATCAGCCTCGTCCGCCGCCGCCGCATCGAGACGCCCGAGGACCGGCGCGTGCTGCTGCTCGTGATCGCCACGATCCCGGGCGCGATCGCGGGCAAGCTGCTGGAGCAGAAGGCGGAGACGACGTTCCGCGCCCCGGCGCTGATCGCGGTGATGCTGATCGTCATGGGCGTCCTGCTCTGGGCCGCCGACCGCTGGGCGTCGCAGGCCCGCCACATCGACGGGCTGCAGAGCCGCGACGCGTGGGCGTTAGGCTTCGCGCAGGTCGCAGCGCTGATCCCGGGCGTCTCGCGCTCGGGCTCGACGATGACGCTCGGACGGGCGCTGCAACTCGACCGCGAGTCGGCCGCGCGGTTCAGCTTCCTCATGAGCATGCCGATCATCGCGGGCGCCGTCGTGCTCAAGTTGCCCAAGCTCCTCCACGACACCGGCGACCGCGCGCCGCTCGCGGTCGGGATCGTGACCGCGGCGTTGAGCAGCTGGGTTGCGATCACCGTCCTGCTGCGCTACCTCACCCGCCACGGCTTCGGCGTGTTCGCCGTCTACCGCGTGCTGCTCGGCGCGACGGTGCTCGCCCTCATCGCGACCGGCGTGCGGTCGAGCGCGCCCGCGGCGGACGAAGTGCCCGGCGCGCCGGTCGCCGCGGCGACACGCTGA